A window from Methanobacterium formicicum DSM 3637 encodes these proteins:
- a CDS encoding pantoate kinase, translated as MQSLVFAPSHITGFFEIIDHPNPLIKGSRGAGVVLDQGVLTKVDVCEGNGELIIKTNGKTNDHNSPLESSVTYKTMDLLKNHFSDGIEWNNLKITIDHEINVPIESGFGASAGFALGTSIGLSKLLKLPLTFNQAAAVAHNAEVDLKTGLGDVIGSVVGGFPIRIEPGAPGQGKADKLLDGCDDRTNNEEGLFVISKSLGTIETASVLTDPAMASKLSSIARELLQKLLINPQVTHFMDLSLEFAQKTGLIDPEVMEIVDVLKDETLGASMAMLGKTAFAISDTPDSSVEGSMVARVDHCGCRIV; from the coding sequence TTGCAATCGTTAGTCTTTGCCCCCTCTCACATAACTGGTTTTTTTGAGATCATTGACCATCCTAACCCTTTGATTAAGGGATCCCGTGGAGCGGGAGTGGTTCTGGACCAGGGAGTTCTAACCAAGGTGGATGTATGTGAAGGAAACGGTGAACTCATTATCAAAACCAATGGAAAAACCAATGACCACAACTCTCCACTGGAAAGTTCAGTAACCTATAAAACTATGGATTTGCTTAAAAATCATTTTTCTGATGGAATAGAATGGAATAACCTTAAAATTACTATTGATCATGAGATCAACGTCCCCATAGAATCTGGATTCGGAGCATCAGCCGGATTTGCACTGGGCACATCAATAGGACTTTCAAAACTCCTCAAACTACCTTTAACCTTTAATCAGGCCGCAGCGGTTGCCCATAATGCAGAAGTAGACCTTAAAACAGGTCTGGGTGATGTTATTGGATCAGTGGTTGGAGGGTTCCCCATTAGAATTGAACCTGGTGCCCCCGGGCAGGGGAAGGCCGATAAACTTCTTGATGGTTGTGATGACCGTACTAATAATGAGGAAGGACTCTTTGTAATATCAAAAAGTTTAGGAACCATTGAAACAGCATCTGTACTGACTGATCCTGCTATGGCAAGTAAATTGAGTAGTATAGCCCGAGAATTACTTCAAAAATTACTCATCAATCCCCAGGTTACACATTTCATGGATTTATCCCTTGAATTTGCCCAGAAAACAGGTTTAATTGATCCGGAGGTGATGGAGATTGTTGATGTCCTGAAAGATGAGACCCTGGGCGCATCCATGGCCATGCTTGGAAAAACAGCATTTGCAATATCTGATACTCCTGATTCCAGTGTGGAAGGATCAATGGTTGCCAGGGTTGACCACTGTGGTTGTAGAATTGTTTAA
- a CDS encoding MarR family transcriptional regulator — protein sequence MKVFKKKGELTKFQILAEIAKGQPHLRQKDIADQLGITVQAVSENLKSLVDEGWVETGSGQARYKITKRGIEKVKTGANDLRKYADQVIDTMNTYKSVWPAIARENLKEGEAVWLKMDEGTLYAGKEKTSAHAEVLHDAKKGEDVALVSLGGTIELEPGFVVIIKLPTINQGGSRVCDLENVQEILAKYENRIQRVGIMGTVSRSMADKLEIKPDFEFATPQAAIAAANRGLNVLIFAVGKMTRTLTNRMDAEGINYIIEDVLT from the coding sequence ATGAAAGTTTTCAAGAAAAAGGGTGAACTTACCAAGTTTCAGATCCTGGCAGAGATTGCCAAAGGCCAACCACATCTACGTCAAAAGGATATTGCCGACCAGTTGGGCATCACTGTTCAAGCGGTTTCAGAGAATTTAAAGAGTTTAGTGGATGAAGGATGGGTTGAAACAGGCAGTGGCCAGGCACGTTACAAGATCACCAAACGTGGGATTGAAAAGGTGAAAACTGGTGCTAATGATCTCCGTAAATATGCAGATCAGGTCATAGATACCATGAACACCTACAAATCTGTATGGCCAGCCATTGCCCGTGAAAACCTGAAGGAAGGGGAAGCAGTGTGGCTTAAAATGGATGAGGGAACTCTGTATGCAGGTAAAGAAAAGACTTCTGCCCATGCTGAAGTACTTCATGATGCTAAAAAGGGTGAAGATGTAGCTCTGGTCAGTTTAGGTGGGACAATCGAACTTGAACCAGGATTTGTAGTTATTATCAAACTCCCCACCATTAACCAGGGTGGTAGCCGTGTCTGTGATCTTGAAAATGTTCAGGAGATTCTGGCAAAATATGAAAATCGTATCCAGAGGGTAGGTATCATGGGAACTGTCTCCAGATCCATGGCAGATAAACTGGAAATCAAACCAGATTTTGAATTTGCCACCCCTCAAGCAGCAATTGCTGCTGCCAATCGTGGATTAAACGTTTTAATATTTGCAGTGGGTAAAATGACCCGGACCTTAACCAATAGAATGGATGCAGAAGGGATCAACTACATTATTGAAGATGTTTTAACCTAA